The Tamandua tetradactyla isolate mTamTet1 chromosome 6, mTamTet1.pri, whole genome shotgun sequence genome contains the following window.
GGTTCAAAAACACATAACTATGCAATCTATTGTTCAGgggtacatatatacacatggtaaaaacaataaagcaaaaaGTCCCCAAGCACAACAAAACCCAAACTAAGGAAATTTCTCTCTGGGAGTTGGGGCTGGGGTATGGGAGGTTGGATAAGGTAGTAGGGGGACACGAGTTGTAGGGAAGGTGAGGCTATAGGGTCTGTGAAGGACTCCAAAGCATCAATAATTTTCTAAGAAGCAGGAAGGTAGGCACAGGGATAtctctttatttgttttaattctttaaagcatatattaaatacttatttgtatatacagcatattttatattaaagtaACTAACCaagggaaaattttagaagaatatAAATGACATTGGGAAAtgggtttaaaatattaaagcacattacaaaacATTAGCCAATGTTTCctaaaaattgcatttatttgcaAAGAAAAAGGCTGGAAACAAAGTTTTTAACAGTGCTTATCTCTGGATGGTGAGGTTACAGGtggtttttaatttaaatctgttttaaatatttcctaaaatgACCATATTTGAAAAAGCAGGAAGAGCTTAAAGTTTAGGGGAAAAAATGTCTCTTATGCTAAGAAGTACACAAATACTAGCTGTTTAATGCATTAACATGCCTAGAAGTGGATGccttttaaaagcaattatttttagaCCAAAGGCATTACCTTGGGATGGTGAAGTCCACACTCCTGACAAAGGGATCTGAGGTTGTGTTCGTGGGTAGATGAGGATGGATGGATGTGCGGCCTCTTGTCTCTTAATCATGGATTAGTTTCCTGGTAGCTTGTTTATTATGAGGGAGTAAAGATGCTGCTAATTAGAACGTTATTTCATTACTGAGAATTGGATAAAAGGCAAATAAGAGTACACATTCTTATGTCTcatttttctaccttttatttCCAATTCATGGCCATGTAATTTTCCTACTTACAGATGAATAGCAATAGATAATTAATGGCCCAAATGAGCCATACTAACATACAAACAGTGTGCTCACATTCAAAGAATCGATTTCCAGATCAGCCAGCCAAGATCAGGGTAAACACCTATCACAAATGAAATAGTAGAATCCtggcgtgctggtttgaaaggatatatgtaccctagaaaagctatgttttaatcctaatcccattttataaatccagccatttcttctaattcctattcagcattgtatgtttgaatctgtaattagataatctccctggagatgtgactcaatcaagagtggttgttaaactggattaggtgtagacatgtctccacccattcaggtgggtcttgactagtttactgcaatcctataaaagacgaaacattttggagaaagctagagatttggagagagcagaatgacatagccacaagaagcagagagttcactggccagcgacctttggaaatgaagaaggaaaacacctcctggggagcatcatgaagggaagccaggagagaaagctagcagatgatgctgtgttcgccacatgcctttccagataagagagaaaccctgacccggttcaccatgtgccttctcatatgagaaagaaaccctgaacttcattggccttcttgaaccaaggtatctttccctggatgccttagattggacatttgtatagacttgttttaattggaacattttcttggccttagaactgtaaactagcaatttattacattcccctttttaaaagccattccgtttctggtatgttgcattctggcagctagcaaactagaacacctggtgtGGTACTTaatgatggcttttaaaagtaTCAAATATCATAGCTATAAAATATCTCACAAATCAtcttacaagaaagaaaagagcaaagaaaaggaCAATTCAAAAAAgactgaatttctttttcttacgcACGGGAAATAGTACAGAAAACGGAAGCAATGGTTACCCCAGCACAGCCCTTCAGAGAACCGAAGTAACCATGATAACTGTTTGGGAATGGCTTTTTAGTTTGGAAGGTTCAAATTCTAGAACTGCCGATGGATTTGAGCTAAGTCCCACAGGGGAGAGCTGTGAACTTCAACTGCTGAGTGGTTCATTCTCTGGGAAGATAGCAacctttctgtaaaaaaaaacaaacaaaaaaaaccttggtTCCTAATTGCCGGTGAGAAGAGCTAGCTGCATGCAGCAGTTAAAAAACCTTTTATATGGCAAACTTGCCTCTCTTAAGGTTATggtattcaatgaaaaaaaactgGGGGAATACTGAAGAAATTGAGCTTTtcattatatgtacatatattttaagagaaacaaaacagaaacaatttttcttaaaatgagcaatcattaaaatgtcaagaaGGGTCCTATCTATGATTTAAAATCCCTATGATCTTCCAATGAAAGCACTGCTTATTTCAGTATTGGCAAAtggaatttgaaatatatatataattatgaaaaTTCCTCACCTTTCTTGCAATTTCTTGAGTTTCTCAGGGTCTGCTTTTATCTTAGTGGCCTCCTTTTCAACTAAGAAACCAGAGGCTGCCACtctgttttcattatcattttgatTTGGGAAATCAGATACTGCAAAGAAAGCATAAGGTATATTTTCTTGTAGGGACTCAGACATGTACAAGTGGCCTTGGAAGTTCATTCTTGATGGAGAGGAGCTGGAAGAATCCACCGAGGACAAGTCACCTTGAGGATTTGGTAAGAGATCTTCTGGATTTAATGGAGCCCCCTGAGGCTGGCTTGTGAAGGTAATATCTTCTGCTCCCTTGTCATCAAATTCATGTATACTGTTTCCTGGAAAATAACTGTGGTTTTCAGCATTGGCAAATGCATTCCTATTTCTAATGGGGGACAGTGGTCGACGAACATTAAACCTAGAGTTTCCCTCTGAGTCTGAACTGTGAACTAAAGTAGATGACACTGACAAGTCTACTGGAGTGTCACCTCTCAGAGCAGAAGGTAATGATGATCCAGGAGCATAATAAGAGGAATTCATTGATGATCTCGGAAGTGTTGGTCTACCAGAAGGAAGGGAGTCAAGAGAATTTCTAGAAGTGTTTAAATAGGTTTGCCAATCTCTTTCATAATCATGGGTGCCAGACCTATCTGCCATAGAAGTACAATCTGTAGACACACTTTCAGCATTAAGACCACCCTTTTGTCTGGGTACAGATTTGGTGTCCCATGAATGAAAGGccttgttctcattttcattatcccCACTGTCATTCCCTTTGGCAGACTCTCCATCAATCAGGCCAGGGTCTTGGAACATCTTTTGCCTGACAGAAGGCTGCTCTGTCACTGGCTCCATTACTTTACTTATTCTTAATGAGCTATGACTAAGCTCACTTCTTCTTGAGGAATTAATTCTGTGATTTTCAGGATCTTcttcaaagtttttattttttgcctgagTGGTCAATGTCCCAAGAAATCGATTTTTTTTATGAATGGAAGGAGAAGAGGGTGGGTGCATACCAACCAACAGAAGTTCTTCCTCTAAGCTGGTTTCCTCTTCACTGTCATCATTTTCTCTCCCAGTATTCAatgataaaatggaataaaaatcttCATCTCTAAACCTAAATGGTGCCCTTCTTGGTCCTCCCTTGGGAGTGGATGTGAGTGATGGCCCTAAGGACTCACTTAGCACTTGAGGATTATTTGTTCCTTGGAAGGCCTGGGATAGAGCTATATGTGGTTCACTCTGGGGAGGGGCATTCCAGTCTCCTTTGCTGGCTCTCTCACGAGTGTTCTCAGCTGTCATCAGCTGTGAGGATGGCACCAAGTTTCTTCTCTCTCGAATTGGTCTCTTGAGCTTAGTGTCATTTGCCCACATTGGGCCTTCTTGTTGAGCTACTGGATCTGCATTGAGAAAAGACAAATTTATCATTCTACTATAGGTCCCAAGGATGAAAGACCGCTATCACCAAGGTGAGGGTCCCTTAAGGCAATAAACAAGCCCTGGGAAAGGAAGATACGTGTGGTTAAAAAATGGTGGAGGTACAAGAGGAGGCTCAGTAGTGTGCTGTATTTTACTGCTTCTGAATTTCCCTTGGTACACCTGGAGATCACTGGCTGGCTCTGGGGAAACTTGGAGTGACCCAGAGGATACACATTCTTTCTGCAGAAGCCTCAGGAAGACTGGTCCAGCTCCAGGCCAGTCAGGGCTGATGATGGATAAGCATTGACTAAATGCTAATTTTCATCCCAGTATTTATTGAAAAGGAAAACCAGCACTTAGGAATGACTTCTACAAAGACCACCCATGCATTCTCATCCAAATTCATTCATCATATATTTATGGCACCTCTGCTACATATGCAGCTTTACAAAAGCTTAAGACAGGTACAATCTATCTAGGGAGATTGGGAAGAAGCTGGTACCCTGGTACAGGGATGATTTTGGTCACTTACTGTTTAgtgcaaataacaatcataaatctgGAATCATTATCTCTTCTTTGTTATCAGCCCCTATTCACTTTGTAACCTGActataatagaatttttttttctctcaggaaTCTAAAGtatgaggagagaggagagaggagagaggaaaagtgCCCACGTCAACAAGAACTTCCATTGGTGAAATCATTTGGTCAAACATTGCCCTTATAAAaataacagtgaataagtactaCTTACTGAGGGCTTACACCAGGTCAGGCACCAGGCTAACCACATTACATACATGCAGGTCTTACAACTCTATAAAATAGGTACCATGATCACACCACATTATAACAGAGGGGACCAGGGCTTAGGGAGGTCAAGAAACACACCCAAGATCATATTTCTAATTAAGTGGAGTGGACATTTGAACCTAGGCCTTCTTGACTGTTTGTATTCTTAGCTACTGCCCTGTGTTATCCCTTAAGAAACTTCGAATTTTCTTGTGAAAAACAGAATCAATTTAATTcatggtggtgtgtgtgtgctgttGAGGGATTTTTACCCCCTCAATGTGGATACTAAACTGAAAGTACGTCTGTTTCCACTTAACTTTATTTCCTCATGACATCTGTCCTGCCCCCTTTCCTCCCCTCTCTGCCATTCTGCAGGATCTGATGATGCTCTGCTTATCCTTATCATTCAGTTTCTAAAAGGGTTCACCTTGTAGAGTGGACAGGACTCCACGGGGTCTGGACAAGTCTGTGTGATAAGAGTGAAATGCAAATCCTTGGCTTAGTGAAGGGCCAAGTCAATAATGACTTACTTTAGCTGAGGTGCCTCACAGAGGGAGCCCAGTTAAGTCTTTAATGTCCTAATATTCTGTAAGCCTCTTTTATTGTTAACTGCATGGGACACTCAGCAACACAATGCAAATCTTTACTCATCAGCTCTTCTAGAAATCACTTAAACTCTCCTGGCAGGCCCCTCCTGGGTTTTAAACCACAGTAAGAAACATATCAGCAATTCAGGGATGCTTTGAGCATTTagctgtgtgtgtatatgagtgAAGCTGGTGTGCCCATCCAGGACTGGACTGATCTGCATTTTGAGGAAAAATGCTTCTGTGACCAACTGAATTCTCCTGACAACAGTTTTTTAGGGTTGGGGGGTAGGGGTGGAAGGAATGGAGGAGTCAGAAGTATAGCTCTGGTTGATTACTTTTCATGAATTTGATGAAGGGCCTAGAGATTAGTGCTGGAACCTGGTCATCCCGTGATATACAAATCCCACTGTCTCTGGGAGAGATGGTAGAGAACTGCCCCTTCTACTCCTGGGTCAATTTACCTCTTTTTGTCTGAATAAGGTGGAGACACCTAACAGGCAAAGAGTCAGCTAGGGCAGCTTTGGAAAAACAAATGGGAAACTCTACAGGAATTttatgatcatttcccagaagtCCCTACACTTTGACCCACTGAAACCAGCAGATCCTAGAAACAGCTGCAGGGAATGCATCTCCACCCTTCCTGGTCTTTGCAACTGTCGTTCCCTTTAAAATATTCAGTCAGAGCTTccctgttgtgtgtgtgtgtatgcttccCCAAACGTGGCAGACTGTGCCATTCTATATTTATGATATTCTAACCCTATTTCTTGCATCTATCAAATAGGGAGCAGATTTCAGTAGCTCTAGGGCTGGGAATAAACACCCAATTTGGCTTGCTGGGGATGTGCTATTCATAGACCAGGTCTACAGATGCTGCTGAATGCCTTTCTGAGGCCCTGCATGGGCTCCAGCTGTGCATAGAGTGCTGCCATTTCCAGGAGTTCTAGGTGCAACGAGACGAGAGGAAGCTGGAGCAAGCACCCATCTGCTCTAAGATTATGCCTTTCATCTGGACTTCATGTGCTTTGCCAATAATTTCTCACACTCTGACAtccatatattttaaacttttccccCTGATTATAAAAGGAGTTTATGCTTattataaaattttggaaaacagGATAATGAAGAAAGTAAAGATCACCTGTAATCCCAACTTAGAGGACCATTGTGACTATTTTGGAACTTAGGGGTAAGTTGCAAACTCAAGACCCCTTGGCTACTTTCGTTCTACAACAGGATTTGggttagcattttaaaatgaattaaatatcttTAGGTGAAGCAGGTACTGTGGTTTACTACAGGCACAGCCCTTATTGTGTATTTCACCTGCTATATCTGCCTGTTTCCTGAAGGTATTTGCATTTTCAACCCATGGGCTTATTATCTGGagatacatttcttttaaaaacaaaattgggATATTTGTATATAGGCCACTCAACTTTATATCCtgctttctttcattcaacattttattatgagCATTATCTCTTGccattattctttaaaaacatattaattaTACTATAAGTGTATATTATATGAATGTGTCATAACTTCTTTAACTATTCCCCTATTTTTAGGCATGTAGGTTGTTTGAGGTTCTGCTGTCAAAAACTACACTGTGataaatatccttgttcatatGAATTTGACTATATGTCTCATTTCCTTGgaaaagtggaattgctaggcAAGAAGTTACGAACTTTCTAAAGGCTTCTGACAACATGGCCAGACTTCTTTCCAGAAAGTTTGTATCAAATCACCCTATTGGTAGAATATGAAAGCAACTGTCTCATGCAGGTGTCACCAACAATCCATGTCAAGAGCTCAGTCCAGCATCTGACACATCAGTGCCCAGAAGAAGCTACTATTTTTACTGCCAGAATTGAGTAGTATTTTAAAGAGCTTAGCCAATATGGTAGGCAAAATTCATCTAACGTAAATTTACATTTGTTATTCAGTGAAATTGAACATTTCCCCCCCAAATGTTTATTAGCTacctgtatttcttcttctgtaaaattgtATATAATCCTCTTGTTTTCTACTAGGTAttcatgtttttcttatttttaacttataAGAACTTCCCCATATAGTCCTCAGTCACATTTGCTCCCattgatatatttcaaatatctGGCTCCTATTCCAATTTATGGAAACCACTTTAGAACACAAGAAAAGGAGCTAAAGAGAGTGATGATGATTTAATTGGGGGAAGATAAGCCCAAGGTACAACAGAAAATTGGGAAAAACTCTTAACAAATCTCAGGAGAATGGAAGGCATCTTCTGGGTGAAGATGGAGGATTTTCCGAGCCATGTGTGTTGGTCCAGGAAAATCTCCTGCATGGGGAACTTCATCTTTCAAATTACACATGGGAGTTCATTGAGGGCCACTGGGGAAGTAGCCAGAGTGAGACCAACAATAGTTGAATGCTTGCTATATGGACCTCTGTGCAGGTGCTGGACAGCACATTATCACACTCAGTTATTACAACAATGCAATCAGGAAGATACCATCATCTTCATTTTAAGACAAGGAAACTGTAACCCAGAGCGGCTTCTTGACCACCGCACACTCCATTACTAGGAAGAACAGCAGCTGGAATTAGAGCTGAGGCCTGCCTTAAAGCTCACACGCCCCTCCACAGAAAGCATTCGATAATTTGGGCCACTGTGGGTATCTAGTTGTTACAGATTGAATATGCTCTAATCACCCCTAATTCCAAGCTGTCTAAATACTCCCATGCTCTACCGTGTATGTGTCCGCCAGAGTATGTATCACGTTTAAAAATGAAGGCTACTGTTTGTTCACTTGGTAGCAATGAATGTGACGTTCAGTGGTTTTCCTAAGGGGAAAGACCAGATCCATGGCAAAGTTGGCTGTGAAGTGTCACTTTCCTTGAGTCCTAGAGGGAGCTCTTTAGATCCTACTCCTCCTTACCTTCCTGCCACTACAGGAGAGAGTGACATGGTTAGAAGATAGCCTTAGGATGAATGCTCAGGACCAAAATTTAGAAAGAGGAGCTATCACTATCAAACCAGCATTGTGAAACAAAGCATGCATTTGCTTTGTTATTTCTTACACATTAAAATCTTGGCACTATGATTGCCCTGGATCAGAAGGGAGACGATCTCTGCTGGAGCTGAGCAGCATGCTACCCACAGACATCCACCTTCCCCTCCTGGGAGGTGGGTGGGACCTCTGGTCAGAGGAGGCCTCCCCCAGCATCGCAGGCTGTTCCTCCACCTCTCCCCTCCCACCTACAACCCAAATGTCCTCTCCACTGGCATCTACTCAAAGCTGTGCATTAGTCACGCTTTTTGAGCGATGGGAGAGAAAAactttgttttccctcttttgtcaCCAGTCTTTCTAGCAGCAAAGAACTAGAtcaaatggtttccttttaaaacattttaagcatCTCATTTTAAGGTACACTATCCTTCATGCAAAAGCACAAGTGTCTAAAAATCATAAAGAATTCACCAGGTAACAGCACACATCAGCCCTCCTATCTGAGCTATGAGTCCTTACCTGCTCCCCTGAAAGCTGGCACCTTTGCCAGCAGCTGCAATTTCTGTCTGCTTCTGTCCCCAGACGCTTTTGGGCTCTGCATTTCTGGGCTGACTGTCAGTCTCCCCAGGTTTGGCCTCCTCTTCCTTGATAAAATCTGTGCCTGGGCTGCTGAAAGGTgcaaaatcttttcaataataatttttttttttacaggaaaaCATCTGTGTAAGGAATGCTGAAAGGGCCCGCAGTGGGGGAGGCAGGTAAGAGAATGGACCCGGGAGCCCAAGAAGAGCTAGATTCAAAATCTAGTTCTACTGTCTTCGCAGCCATGAAAGCTTGGACAAATTGCTTCACCTCTCccagcctcagtctccccatgGGCAGTTATTACCATTAATGAGCACCCGTGACACCTGCAGTGTAGAGTTACTGTAGAGGTCTTGTCTTTGCTAAGAAGTTTCTAGCTTCCAATTCACAGGTGTGTGTTAGGTCTGTTTGCAACACTGTCAAGGGTCTTGTACACTTTGGACTCACAACAGTCCTGCTCCTCAAGTGTCATCCAAGTTTGAATCACATTTGTTTTacctgtatatttatgtccttgggttattttatttttctgtatttaaaacccatttttattgtggtaacatatataagaAGCAAACTTCCCCAGATTAACCACTTATTTTCATATTGactatttttaaagtgtaaaatctAACGGTATTTTATCCACAGTGTTGTGCTGCTATCATCGCTATTGGggttttcatcatcccaaactgaaatcctgtacccattaagcaataatttcccaTTCCTCTCTCCCCCTGGCCCTTgctaacctctaatctactttgtctctatgaatttccttattttagatatttcatgtaagtggacttttaaacaatatttgccattttatgtctggtttatttaatATCATGCTTTcagggttcttccatgttgcttcaggttgtttaatagcagctaacATGGTTTTACAGAAAGGTCCCAAGCATCTGGGGGCCACACCCTTTTTTCTAGCCTATGTGTTCCTCACCACTGTACTGGCTGATATAGAAAGAGAGTAGCTGGAGTACTACTGTGGATTGAATTCCcaatgaataaggaaaaaaaaaactcacatttTGAGTGAGGGTGCTAACTTGTATGAATAATCTCAAGTTTCCTCTTCACAGGTATTAAGAGCCAGTTCACATGAATTAGGGAAACAGTTTCAGTAATTTATATGCATCCCCACAAATTCTTGAGTTCACAAAGTAGTAAAATTGTGAATAACTGACCTAATCCCCCAAGAGAATTTGCTTGGCTCATTCCCTTTAGGACAGTTAGAAATTTCATAAATAGATGTAGCCAGTAGGCAACAGGGGTAAAGCTGGGAAGGGTTCCTAACTGTAAAAGAGCAGTCTTTCTTGGCACATGGAGACATGCACTGGATTTACGTTCCAGAGCATAAATCAGTTtcagaaaaggaatgaaagttCTCTTTGGCAGCCCAGGAAACTTAGTCTACTACAATGATTAGGTATGACCTACCTTGCCTGATGGAAGGGGAAGGTAATGGGTTCTGTGCCCCAAGACACAGATGATCATGTTCCACAGGGAAGCTACTAGTATAGATTTCAGCAAAGGAGAGTCAGTGGAGCCCAGAAAGGTTATGGGCGTGCCTAGAGAGAAGACTGTGGAAGTTCAGTGGAACATGAGAATATATTCTTAGGAGGGTGTAGGGTGATTTCACTGACCAAGAGGGGCTGAGACTAGAGAGAGGGATCAAGTGCTTTATAGTAAGGGGCATGCCACAAAGGGACCGTGGGGAGACCAAGAGTTGCATCCTTCAGATCTGGAGGTT
Protein-coding sequences here:
- the MARCHF10 gene encoding putative E3 ubiquitin-protein ligase MARCHF10 isoform X8, with the translated sequence MLHEAKDRQKFVSDAQYLRDMQHKVDSEYQESGRRCSSLLSFEACLRRQEQRRDSTDKKLWVTETNLERSRFSSGSSSKQSSVEEDPLAEPRLSAKTSVAKCDSKLPAIDQTSVKQKHKSTMTPRKPEKLGPSKPSPAAQAQILSRKRRPNLGRLTVSPEMQSPKASGDRSRQKLQLLAKVPAFRGADPVAQQEGPMWANDTKLKRPIRERRNLVPSSQLMTAENTRERASKGDWNAPPQSEPHIALSQAFQGTNNPQVLSESLGPSLTSTPKGGPRRAPFRFRDEDFYSILSLNTGRENDDSEEETSLEEELLLVGMHPPSSPSIHKKNRFLGTLTTQAKNKNFEEDPENHRINSSRRSELSHSSLRISKVMEPVTEQPSVRQKMFQDPGLIDGESAKGNDSGDNENENKAFHSWDTKSVPRQKGGLNAESVSTDCTSMADRSGTHDYERDWQTYLNTSRNSLDSLPSGRPTLPRSSMNSSYYAPGSSLPSALRGDTPVDLSVSSTLVHSSDSEGNSRFNVRRPLSPIRNRNAFANAENHSYFPGNSIHEFDDKGAEDITFTSQPQGAPLNPEDLLPNPQGDLSSVDSSSSSPSRMNFQGHLYMSESLQENIPYAFFAVSDFPNQNDNENRVAASGFLVEKEATKIKADPEKLKKLQESLLEEDSEEEGDLCRICQIAGGSPTNPLLEPCGCVGSLQFVHQECLKKWLKVKITSGADLGAVKTCEMCKQSLMVDLDDLNLSEFYQKHQQSQAQNQLMNSGLYLVLLLHLYEQRFAELMRLNYNRVTRERLSRNYPQPRPEENENSELGDGNESTIYQNNSRVV
- the MARCHF10 gene encoding putative E3 ubiquitin-protein ligase MARCHF10 isoform X3 codes for the protein MLHEAKDRQKFVSDAQYLRDMQHKVDSEYQACLRRQEQRRDSTDKKLWVTETNLERSRFSSGSSSKQSSVEEDPLAEPRLSAKTSVAKCDSKLPAIDQTSVKQKHKSTMTPRKPEKLGPSKPSPAAQAQILSRKRRPNLGRLTVSPEMQSPKASGDRSRQKLQLLAKVPAFRGADPVAQQEGPMWANDTKLKRPIRERRNLVPSSQLMTAENTRERASKGDWNAPPQSEPHIALSQAFQGTNNPQVLSESLGPSLTSTPKGGPRRAPFRFRDEDFYSILSLNTGRENDDSEEETSLEEELLLVGMHPPSSPSIHKKNRFLGTLTTQAKNKNFEEDPENHRINSSRRSELSHSSLRISKVMEPVTEQPSVRQKMFQDPGLIDGESAKGNDSGDNENENKAFHSWDTKSVPRQKGGLNAESVSTDCTSMADRSGTHDYERDWQTYLNTSRNSLDSLPSGRPTLPRSSMNSSYYAPGSSLPSALRGDTPVDLSVSSTLVHSSDSEGNSRFNVRRPLSPIRNRNAFANAENHSYFPGNSIHEFDDKGAEDITFTSQPQGAPLNPEDLLPNPQGDLSSVDSSSSSPSRMNFQGHLYMSESLQENIPYAFFAVSDFPNQNDNENRVAASGFLVEKEATKIKADPEKLKKLQESLLEEDSEEEGDLCRICQIAGGSPTNPLLEPCGCVGSLQFVHQECLKKWLKVKITSGADLGAVKTCEMCKQSLMVDLDDLNLSEFYQKHQQSQAQNQLMNSGLYLVLLLHLYEQRFAELMRLNYNRVTRERLSRNYPQPRPEENERTPGRSWSLAGTPRIVAWTDRASAAGKEAGELFKRLLCLGPSHGH
- the MARCHF10 gene encoding putative E3 ubiquitin-protein ligase MARCHF10 isoform X2; protein product: MLHEAKDRQKFVSDAQYLRDMQHKVDSEYQESGRRCSSLLSFEACLRRQEQRRDSTDKKLWVTETNLERSRFSSGSSSKQSSVEEDPLAEPRLSAKTSVAKCDSKLPAIDQTSVKQKHKSTMTPRKPEKLGPSKPSPAQAQILSRKRRPNLGRLTVSPEMQSPKASGDRSRQKLQLLAKVPAFRGADPVAQQEGPMWANDTKLKRPIRERRNLVPSSQLMTAENTRERASKGDWNAPPQSEPHIALSQAFQGTNNPQVLSESLGPSLTSTPKGGPRRAPFRFRDEDFYSILSLNTGRENDDSEEETSLEEELLLVGMHPPSSPSIHKKNRFLGTLTTQAKNKNFEEDPENHRINSSRRSELSHSSLRISKVMEPVTEQPSVRQKMFQDPGLIDGESAKGNDSGDNENENKAFHSWDTKSVPRQKGGLNAESVSTDCTSMADRSGTHDYERDWQTYLNTSRNSLDSLPSGRPTLPRSSMNSSYYAPGSSLPSALRGDTPVDLSVSSTLVHSSDSEGNSRFNVRRPLSPIRNRNAFANAENHSYFPGNSIHEFDDKGAEDITFTSQPQGAPLNPEDLLPNPQGDLSSVDSSSSSPSRMNFQGHLYMSESLQENIPYAFFAVSDFPNQNDNENRVAASGFLVEKEATKIKADPEKLKKLQESLLEEDSEEEGDLCRICQIAGGSPTNPLLEPCGCVGSLQFVHQECLKKWLKVKITSGADLGAVKTCEMCKQSLMVDLDDLNLSEFYQKHQQSQAQNQLMNSGLYLVLLLHLYEQRFAELMRLNYNRVTRERLSRNYPQPRPEENERTPGRSWSLAGTPRIVAWTDRASAAGKEAGELFKRLLCLGPSHGH
- the MARCHF10 gene encoding putative E3 ubiquitin-protein ligase MARCHF10 isoform X4; amino-acid sequence: MLHEAKDRQKFVSDAQYLRDMQHKVDSEYQACLRRQEQRRDSTDKKLWVTETNLERSRFSSGSSSKQSSVEEDPLAEPRLSAKTSVAKCDSKLPAIDQTSVKQKHKSTMTPRKPEKLGPSKPSPAQAQILSRKRRPNLGRLTVSPEMQSPKASGDRSRQKLQLLAKVPAFRGADPVAQQEGPMWANDTKLKRPIRERRNLVPSSQLMTAENTRERASKGDWNAPPQSEPHIALSQAFQGTNNPQVLSESLGPSLTSTPKGGPRRAPFRFRDEDFYSILSLNTGRENDDSEEETSLEEELLLVGMHPPSSPSIHKKNRFLGTLTTQAKNKNFEEDPENHRINSSRRSELSHSSLRISKVMEPVTEQPSVRQKMFQDPGLIDGESAKGNDSGDNENENKAFHSWDTKSVPRQKGGLNAESVSTDCTSMADRSGTHDYERDWQTYLNTSRNSLDSLPSGRPTLPRSSMNSSYYAPGSSLPSALRGDTPVDLSVSSTLVHSSDSEGNSRFNVRRPLSPIRNRNAFANAENHSYFPGNSIHEFDDKGAEDITFTSQPQGAPLNPEDLLPNPQGDLSSVDSSSSSPSRMNFQGHLYMSESLQENIPYAFFAVSDFPNQNDNENRVAASGFLVEKEATKIKADPEKLKKLQESLLEEDSEEEGDLCRICQIAGGSPTNPLLEPCGCVGSLQFVHQECLKKWLKVKITSGADLGAVKTCEMCKQSLMVDLDDLNLSEFYQKHQQSQAQNQLMNSGLYLVLLLHLYEQRFAELMRLNYNRVTRERLSRNYPQPRPEENERTPGRSWSLAGTPRIVAWTDRASAAGKEAGELFKRLLCLGPSHGH
- the MARCHF10 gene encoding putative E3 ubiquitin-protein ligase MARCHF10 isoform X10 produces the protein MLHEAKDRQKFVSDAQYLRDMQHKVDSEYQACLRRQEQRRDSTDKKLWVTETNLERSRFSSGSSSKQSSVEEDPLAEPRLSAKTSVAKCDSKLPAIDQTSVKQKHKSTMTPRKPEKLGPSKPSPAQAQILSRKRRPNLGRLTVSPEMQSPKASGDRSRQKLQLLAKVPAFRGADPVAQQEGPMWANDTKLKRPIRERRNLVPSSQLMTAENTRERASKGDWNAPPQSEPHIALSQAFQGTNNPQVLSESLGPSLTSTPKGGPRRAPFRFRDEDFYSILSLNTGRENDDSEEETSLEEELLLVGMHPPSSPSIHKKNRFLGTLTTQAKNKNFEEDPENHRINSSRRSELSHSSLRISKVMEPVTEQPSVRQKMFQDPGLIDGESAKGNDSGDNENENKAFHSWDTKSVPRQKGGLNAESVSTDCTSMADRSGTHDYERDWQTYLNTSRNSLDSLPSGRPTLPRSSMNSSYYAPGSSLPSALRGDTPVDLSVSSTLVHSSDSEGNSRFNVRRPLSPIRNRNAFANAENHSYFPGNSIHEFDDKGAEDITFTSQPQGAPLNPEDLLPNPQGDLSSVDSSSSSPSRMNFQGHLYMSESLQENIPYAFFAVSDFPNQNDNENRVAASGFLVEKEATKIKADPEKLKKLQESLLEEDSEEEGDLCRICQIAGGSPTNPLLEPCGCVGSLQFVHQECLKKWLKVKITSGADLGAVKTCEMCKQSLMVDLDDLNLSEFYQKHQQSQAQNQLMNSGLYLVLLLHLYEQRFAELMRLNYNRVTRERLSRNYPQPRPEENENSELGDGNESTIYQNNSRVV